The Streptomyces phaeolivaceus genome has a window encoding:
- a CDS encoding LacI family DNA-binding transcriptional regulator: protein MGDVARLAGVSAQTVSRVSNGFAGVNEDTRQQVLDAMRELGYRPNSAARALRRGEFRTLGVITFSLSTLGNIRTLDAIATSAAREGYAVTLLPVAVPTQDEVNGAFSRLGELAVDAVIVIMEVHLLDAATVSVPPGVQVVVADSDAGDRYTVVDTDQAGGARDAVRHLLELGHETVWHLAGPEDSFAAQRRANAWRDTLAEAGVPQAPPLVRGDWSAASGYRAGLRIAEEADCTAVFVANDQMALGLLRALNERGRRVPEDVSVVGFDDIPEAASFLPPLTTVHQDFAEVGRLCVEGVLRKMREGEGEGEGVDAGTSAGAVGVEGADGGSAGPEPEGRGTTLVPTRLVRRLSTAAPPTATDVR, encoded by the coding sequence ATGGGGGACGTCGCGCGGCTCGCCGGGGTCTCGGCGCAGACCGTCTCCCGCGTCTCCAACGGGTTCGCCGGGGTCAACGAGGACACCCGGCAGCAGGTCCTCGACGCGATGCGGGAGCTGGGCTACCGGCCCAACAGCGCGGCGCGGGCGCTGCGGCGCGGGGAGTTCCGGACGCTCGGCGTGATCACCTTCTCCCTCTCCACCCTCGGGAACATCCGTACGCTCGACGCGATCGCCACGTCCGCCGCGCGGGAGGGGTACGCCGTCACGCTGCTGCCCGTCGCCGTGCCGACGCAGGACGAGGTGAACGGGGCGTTCTCGCGGCTCGGGGAGCTGGCCGTGGACGCGGTGATCGTGATCATGGAGGTCCATCTGCTGGACGCGGCGACCGTGTCCGTGCCGCCCGGGGTGCAGGTCGTGGTCGCCGACTCCGACGCCGGGGACCGGTACACCGTCGTCGACACCGACCAGGCCGGGGGCGCGCGGGACGCCGTACGGCATCTGCTGGAGCTGGGGCACGAGACGGTGTGGCATCTGGCCGGGCCGGAGGACTCGTTCGCGGCGCAGCGGCGGGCGAACGCGTGGCGGGACACGCTCGCCGAGGCGGGTGTCCCGCAGGCGCCGCCCCTCGTGCGCGGGGACTGGTCGGCTGCGTCCGGGTACCGGGCCGGGCTGCGGATCGCCGAGGAGGCGGACTGTACGGCCGTGTTCGTCGCGAACGACCAGATGGCGCTGGGGCTGTTGCGGGCCCTGAACGAGCGGGGGCGCCGCGTCCCCGAGGACGTCAGTGTCGTCGGCTTCGACGACATCCCCGAGGCCGCGTCCTTCCTGCCGCCCCTCACCACCGTCCACCAGGACTTCGCGGAGGTGGGGCGGCTGTGTGTGGAGGGGGTGCTTCGCAAGATGCGGGAAGGGGAGGGGGAGGGGGAGGGAGTGGATGCCGGGACGAGTGCGGGTGCGGTCGGCGTCGAAGGTGCGGATGGGGGGTCGGCGGGGCCGGAACCGGAGGGGCGTGGGACGACGCTCGTGCCCACGCGGCTCGTACGGCGGTTGAGCACGGCCGCGCCGCCGACGGCTACCGACGTGCGCTGA
- a CDS encoding RICIN domain-containing protein — protein MAHRPRTHRSRTRRLLGAIGITALATGTAMATTSLPMAHADTTAAAASAVTVSPDPSYQGEAFEGWGTSLVWFANATGDYPQPIREKLANLLFGEDGLNLNIARYNIGGGNAPDVQDYLRAGGAVEGWWKAPAGTTREDVDWWSADDEADWNKDADATQRWWVDRIKKDITHWETFSNSPPWFMTESGYVSGGFDASKDQLKEESVEDFAKYLVGATERLEKAHGIKVDTLDPFNEPNTNYWGTKLGADGKPTGGRQEGAHIGPQLQQKVIKALGPVLDDSRTRAEISAMDETNPGTFATNWNSYPQDVRDRVAQMNVHTYGTSQRTTVRDLAKGADKPLWMSEVEGDWGDGQSFTDMRPGLGLAKRMVDDLRELEPEAWVFWQPVEDYDNMKPGGESAKGGNWGSIQLSFACTQSDTLETCPIYTNTKFDTARNFTHYIKPGDYLVKTNDENSTAAVSKHGNRATIVHVNETTADRAVTVDLSKFGDVSKHATVTPVVTDAAGKLIRGQAVKVADKRATITVPAQSVTSFLIKGVDGVEASKAELQDDHAYTLTGVQSSKNLAIAADGKSINIKTPSTTTGSGQRWTVDRIGNSEPDNRARYALTEKVSGKRLAIRNGSLVAEPDTGTRDTAAQWILSTTGDTTWTLVNAATGQLPDVYGQSTNDGAGVGVWTPNSGYNQRWKLTDVTPTTTSS, from the coding sequence ATGGCACACCGCCCCCGTACGCACCGCAGTCGTACGAGACGGCTCCTCGGGGCCATCGGCATCACGGCCCTGGCCACCGGCACGGCCATGGCCACGACCTCCCTGCCGATGGCACACGCCGACACGACGGCCGCGGCGGCGAGCGCGGTGACGGTCAGCCCCGACCCCTCCTACCAGGGCGAGGCGTTCGAGGGCTGGGGCACCAGCCTGGTCTGGTTCGCCAACGCCACCGGCGACTACCCGCAGCCGATCCGCGAGAAGCTCGCGAACCTCCTCTTCGGCGAGGACGGCCTCAACCTCAACATCGCCCGCTACAACATCGGCGGCGGCAACGCCCCCGACGTCCAGGACTACCTGCGCGCCGGCGGCGCGGTCGAGGGCTGGTGGAAGGCCCCGGCGGGCACCACCCGCGAGGACGTCGACTGGTGGAGCGCGGACGACGAGGCCGACTGGAACAAGGACGCCGACGCCACCCAGCGCTGGTGGGTCGACCGCATCAAGAAGGACATCACCCACTGGGAGACCTTCAGCAACTCCCCGCCGTGGTTCATGACGGAGAGCGGCTACGTCTCCGGCGGCTTCGACGCCTCCAAGGACCAGCTGAAGGAGGAGTCGGTCGAGGACTTCGCCAAGTACCTGGTCGGCGCCACCGAGCGCCTGGAGAAGGCGCACGGCATCAAGGTCGACACCCTCGACCCCTTCAACGAGCCCAACACCAACTACTGGGGCACCAAGCTCGGCGCGGACGGCAAGCCGACGGGAGGCCGCCAGGAGGGCGCCCACATAGGCCCCCAGCTGCAGCAGAAGGTCATCAAGGCGCTCGGCCCGGTCCTGGACGACTCCCGCACCCGCGCGGAGATCTCCGCGATGGACGAGACGAACCCCGGCACCTTCGCCACGAACTGGAACTCCTACCCCCAGGACGTCCGCGACCGCGTCGCCCAGATGAACGTCCACACCTACGGCACCAGCCAGCGCACCACGGTCCGCGACCTCGCCAAGGGCGCCGACAAGCCGCTGTGGATGAGCGAGGTCGAGGGCGACTGGGGCGACGGCCAGAGCTTCACCGACATGCGCCCCGGCCTGGGCCTGGCCAAGCGCATGGTCGACGACCTGCGCGAACTGGAGCCCGAGGCCTGGGTGTTCTGGCAGCCGGTCGAGGACTACGACAACATGAAGCCGGGCGGCGAGTCCGCGAAGGGCGGCAACTGGGGCTCCATCCAGCTCTCGTTCGCCTGCACCCAGTCGGACACGCTCGAAACGTGCCCCATCTACACGAACACCAAGTTCGACACCGCCCGTAACTTCACGCACTACATCAAGCCGGGCGACTACCTGGTCAAGACCAACGACGAGAACAGCACGGCCGCCGTCTCCAAGCACGGCAACAGGGCGACGATCGTCCACGTCAACGAGACCACGGCCGACCGCGCCGTGACGGTCGACCTCTCCAAGTTCGGTGACGTCTCCAAGCACGCGACGGTGACCCCGGTCGTCACGGACGCCGCCGGCAAGCTGATCCGCGGGCAGGCCGTGAAGGTCGCCGACAAGCGGGCCACGATCACGGTCCCCGCCCAGTCGGTGACCTCGTTCCTGATCAAGGGCGTGGACGGCGTCGAGGCGTCCAAGGCCGAACTCCAGGACGACCACGCCTACACCCTCACCGGCGTCCAGAGCAGCAAGAACCTGGCCATCGCGGCGGACGGCAAGAGCATCAACATCAAGACGCCGAGCACGACGACCGGTTCGGGCCAGCGGTGGACGGTGGACCGCATCGGCAACTCCGAGCCCGACAACCGCGCCCGCTACGCCCTGACGGAGAAGGTCTCCGGCAAGCGCCTCGCCATCCGCAACGGCTCCCTGGTGGCCGAGCCCGACACGGGCACCCGCGACACCGCCGCCCAGTGGATCCTCTCCACCACCGGCGACACCACCTGGACCCTGGTCAACGCCGCCACCGGCCAACTCCCCGACGTCTACGGCCAGTCCACGAACGACGGCGCGGGCGTCGGGGTCTGGACCCCGAACTCGGGCTACAACCAGCGCTGGAAGCTGACGGATGTGACGCCGACGACGACGTCGTCGTAA
- a CDS encoding META domain-containing protein, whose amino-acid sequence MTLVSLLLLLLPLVAACGSGTTSGSAGPSASKASEAPTVLAASVTGVRWSVDSLTVAGEHSVAPDEALLEIAEDGEVNGTLGCNDFHATAEMTPGTLEFTDWGLTEMACAKDVMAFEDSLRDTLTEGRLKPRVDGGELTLTTEGGDTVRLGKAKQAQLLGVTWTVDALVDDNTATSLPSGTLGKVWFTIDKRTSSFTGTLGCNRVTARATVGDGHLTLTRLGSTRRTCSGEVMKTERALKELLQKKLAYEVGPDNLTLTAEDGRELGAIAPEPQ is encoded by the coding sequence ATGACTCTCGTCTCCCTGCTCCTGCTCCTGCTTCCGCTGGTGGCGGCGTGCGGCAGCGGGACGACCAGCGGATCCGCCGGCCCGAGCGCCTCGAAGGCCTCCGAGGCCCCTACGGTCCTCGCGGCCTCCGTCACCGGTGTCCGCTGGTCCGTCGACAGTCTCACCGTCGCCGGCGAGCACTCGGTGGCGCCCGACGAAGCGCTCCTGGAGATCGCTGAGGACGGCGAGGTCAACGGCACCCTGGGCTGCAACGACTTCCACGCCACCGCGGAAATGACCCCGGGCACGCTGGAGTTCACCGACTGGGGCCTGACCGAGATGGCCTGCGCGAAGGACGTCATGGCCTTCGAGGACTCACTGCGTGACACCCTCACCGAGGGCCGGCTGAAACCCCGGGTGGACGGCGGCGAGCTGACCCTGACCACCGAGGGCGGCGACACGGTGAGGCTCGGCAAGGCGAAGCAAGCGCAACTGCTCGGCGTCACCTGGACGGTGGATGCCCTCGTCGACGACAACACGGCCACGTCGCTGCCGTCCGGCACCCTGGGCAAGGTGTGGTTCACGATCGACAAGCGGACCAGCAGCTTCACCGGCACCCTCGGCTGCAACCGCGTCACCGCGCGCGCGACGGTGGGGGACGGGCACCTCACCCTCACCCGCCTCGGCTCCACCCGACGGACGTGCTCCGGCGAGGTGATGAAGACGGAACGAGCCCTGAAGGAACTGCTCCAGAAGAAGCTCGCGTACGAAGTAGGCCCCGACAACCTCACGCTGACGGCCGAGGACGGCCGGGAACTGGGCGCCATCGCCCCGGAACCTCAGTGA
- a CDS encoding peptidase inhibitor family I36 protein: MSPLNPLKPLKPLSMRCASLALGLVAASVFTTALASPSIAAPAHTTSSARAADARMEQQIEGLLRHNEGAERVAKDRVRLEPGVEMTVLPSSTRAAAGMSDCRAGYACVWQYSGFTGYRLDFYYYGTYDLGNYTVSDGSSWRDKVSSFFNNQTGGAWMVGKDWVSTGSGSQLQWIFGGPGAYYESQLGESDNRADVIQLYA; this comes from the coding sequence ATGAGTCCACTGAACCCGCTGAAGCCGTTGAAGCCGTTGAGTATGCGCTGTGCCTCACTCGCACTCGGACTGGTGGCCGCGTCCGTGTTCACGACGGCCCTGGCCTCGCCGTCGATCGCCGCGCCGGCGCACACCACCTCGTCCGCGCGGGCAGCGGATGCCCGGATGGAGCAGCAGATCGAGGGCCTGCTGCGACACAACGAGGGCGCCGAGCGGGTGGCCAAGGACCGGGTACGGCTGGAGCCGGGCGTGGAGATGACCGTCCTGCCGTCCTCCACACGCGCGGCGGCCGGCATGAGCGACTGCCGGGCCGGTTACGCCTGTGTGTGGCAGTACAGCGGCTTCACCGGCTACCGCCTGGACTTCTACTACTACGGCACCTACGACCTGGGCAACTACACCGTGTCCGACGGCTCCAGCTGGCGGGACAAGGTCAGCTCCTTCTTCAACAACCAGACCGGAGGCGCCTGGATGGTCGGCAAGGACTGGGTCAGCACGGGTAGCGGCAGCCAACTGCAGTGGATCTTCGGCGGGCCGGGCGCCTACTACGAGTCCCAACTGGGCGAATCCGACAACCGAGCCGACGTGATCCAGCTGTACGCGTAG
- a CDS encoding GntR family transcriptional regulator translates to MPREAPYLEVADDLRRRVRAGEWAVGERLPSRAQLAEEYGVGRNVTQRAMERLIIEGILEGRAGSGTYVRAPRERLRMIRSRHREHRGGSPFRADMKEQGRRGTWESHSQARVPAPERVAERLAVDPGDPCVVTRYEFLADGQSVQLSESWEPMAITDGTPIVLPEMGPLAGMGVVERMRSIGVVIETAVEVPRPGRATQDEANLLGISVGELLTRIERTYHDSDGRPVETADITVPDVRWEIAYEFPIERPAP, encoded by the coding sequence ATGCCGCGTGAGGCCCCGTACCTCGAAGTCGCGGACGACCTGCGCCGCCGGGTAAGGGCGGGCGAGTGGGCCGTCGGCGAGCGCCTGCCGTCGCGAGCGCAGCTCGCCGAGGAGTACGGGGTGGGGCGCAATGTCACGCAACGTGCGATGGAGCGCCTGATCATCGAAGGCATTCTTGAGGGGCGGGCCGGTTCCGGGACGTACGTTCGCGCGCCCCGTGAGCGGTTGCGGATGATCCGGTCCCGGCATCGTGAGCATCGGGGTGGCTCGCCGTTCCGTGCCGATATGAAGGAGCAGGGGCGGCGCGGTACTTGGGAGTCGCACAGCCAGGCCCGGGTTCCCGCGCCGGAGCGCGTCGCCGAGCGTCTGGCCGTCGATCCGGGTGACCCCTGCGTCGTCACCCGGTACGAGTTCCTCGCCGACGGCCAGTCCGTTCAGCTGTCGGAGTCATGGGAGCCGATGGCCATCACCGATGGCACGCCCATCGTCCTCCCCGAGATGGGGCCGCTGGCCGGCATGGGGGTCGTGGAGCGGATGCGTTCCATCGGGGTCGTCATCGAGACGGCCGTGGAGGTTCCGCGTCCGGGTCGGGCCACCCAGGACGAGGCCAATCTGCTGGGTATCAGCGTCGGGGAGCTGCTGACCCGTATCGAGCGCACGTACCACGACAGTGACGGTCGTCCTGTCGAGACGGCGGACATCACCGTGCCCGACGTGCGTTGGGAGATCGCCTACGAGTTTCCGATCGAGCGACCCGCGCCCTGA
- a CDS encoding bile acid:sodium symporter family protein gives MKDSALITIGLPVALAVIMFGLGLSLTTDDFRRVARSPKAVAFALTVQIVVLPLVAFGLVTVFDMDPLLAVGVMLLAASPGGTTANLFSHLFRGDVAFNITLTAINSVLAAVTIPLITNLAIGYFDAEGDLGLQFGKVLQVIAIVLIPVGIGMLVRKRSAEFAARADRPVRVFSIAVLVAVSLAALLGERENLADYLRQVGLVTGLFCLASLSIGYGGARLLRLSEPQAVASAMEVGIHNTTVALTIALSILDSTEVAIPSAVYSVLMYVLATAFGYAITRTRSGNPSTTG, from the coding sequence ATGAAGGATTCAGCGCTGATCACGATCGGTTTGCCTGTCGCGCTTGCCGTGATCATGTTCGGTCTCGGGCTCTCGCTCACCACCGACGACTTCAGGCGGGTGGCCCGTTCGCCGAAGGCGGTCGCGTTCGCGCTGACCGTGCAGATCGTGGTGCTGCCGCTGGTCGCCTTCGGACTGGTCACGGTCTTCGACATGGACCCGCTCCTCGCGGTGGGTGTGATGCTGCTGGCCGCGTCCCCGGGCGGGACCACCGCCAATCTGTTCAGTCATCTGTTCCGCGGGGACGTGGCGTTCAACATCACGCTCACCGCGATCAATTCGGTGCTGGCGGCCGTCACCATTCCCCTCATCACCAATCTGGCCATCGGTTACTTCGACGCCGAGGGTGATCTGGGACTGCAATTCGGCAAGGTGTTGCAGGTGATCGCCATCGTGCTCATCCCGGTCGGGATCGGCATGCTCGTCCGCAAACGCTCCGCGGAATTCGCCGCCCGAGCGGACCGCCCGGTCCGTGTGTTCTCCATCGCCGTACTCGTCGCCGTGTCCCTGGCGGCGCTGCTCGGCGAGCGGGAGAACCTCGCCGACTACCTTCGCCAAGTCGGCCTGGTCACCGGCCTCTTCTGCCTCGCGAGCCTCAGCATCGGCTACGGCGGTGCCCGACTCCTTCGCCTCAGCGAGCCGCAGGCCGTCGCCAGCGCCATGGAGGTCGGGATCCACAACACCACCGTGGCCCTCACCATCGCGCTGAGCATCCTCGACAGCACCGAGGTGGCCATTCCCAGCGCCGTCTACTCGGTCCTCATGTACGTCCTGGCGACGGCCTTCGGTTACGCCATCACGCGGACCCGCTCGGGGAACCCCTCGACGACGGGCTGA
- a CDS encoding helix-turn-helix domain-containing protein, with translation MPISDDAEEFAALLRRLKDRTDRSYGSLARRVHMNTSTLHRYCAGEAVPQDFAPVERLATFCGATAQERLELHRLWLSAVAARQRVRTTDSPAKTPPAPAPNERSPSTSLPTPTPTPTPTPTPTPTPTPTPPRPRYRIRRATAVAVAVSATVATAIGCVLLATVGSTSTLLSDDRSSEADASHPTSPRTTAAGAPGRSAEPSDTSTKPTTAPPLTWSVDSLVWDKGCDHDYVIGKPPTQVPPPPFEQDGGVWAATQGAVHGRQTKVQISVQGRSSTAVVLKALRVRVVSRGTPGVGNAYAMGQGCGSDLTPRRFAVNLDVDRPVARPKDGADGQRTLPAVRFPYRVSAEDPEVLLVDATTQTYDARWYLELEWSSQGRTGTIRVDDDGRPFHTTSIKGLPHYWYGTNDAGERAWVPLDSY, from the coding sequence ATGCCGATTTCGGACGATGCCGAGGAGTTCGCGGCGTTGCTGCGTCGGCTCAAGGACCGCACCGACCGGAGCTACGGTTCCCTGGCCCGTCGCGTCCACATGAACACCTCCACGCTGCACCGGTACTGCGCGGGCGAGGCGGTCCCGCAGGACTTCGCGCCCGTCGAGCGGCTCGCGACGTTCTGCGGCGCGACAGCGCAGGAGCGGCTCGAACTGCACCGGCTGTGGCTGTCCGCGGTGGCGGCGCGACAGCGGGTGCGTACGACCGATTCACCGGCGAAGACGCCCCCGGCACCCGCCCCGAACGAGCGCTCCCCCTCAACTTCCCTCCCCACCCCCACCCCCACCCCCACCCCCACCCCCACCCCCACCCCCACCCCCACCCCCACTCCTCCCCGCCCCCGGTACCGCATCCGACGAGCAACTGCCGTAGCCGTAGCCGTATCCGCTACCGTCGCCACTGCCATCGGCTGCGTCCTGCTCGCCACCGTAGGCAGCACATCCACCCTCCTGTCGGACGACCGTTCCTCCGAGGCGGACGCCTCGCACCCCACGAGCCCCCGGACAACCGCCGCCGGCGCGCCCGGCCGCTCGGCGGAACCGTCGGACACGAGTACGAAGCCGACCACCGCCCCGCCGCTCACCTGGAGCGTCGACTCCCTGGTCTGGGACAAGGGGTGCGACCACGACTACGTCATCGGCAAGCCACCCACGCAGGTGCCGCCACCGCCCTTCGAGCAGGACGGCGGGGTGTGGGCGGCGACGCAGGGCGCGGTGCACGGGCGGCAGACGAAGGTGCAGATCTCCGTGCAGGGGCGGTCCTCCACGGCCGTGGTCCTGAAGGCGCTCCGCGTCCGTGTCGTCAGCCGCGGCACTCCGGGCGTCGGGAACGCGTACGCCATGGGCCAGGGCTGCGGCAGCGATCTCACGCCCCGCCGCTTCGCGGTGAACCTCGATGTGGACCGCCCCGTCGCCCGCCCGAAGGACGGCGCCGACGGCCAACGCACCCTCCCGGCCGTGCGGTTCCCGTACCGCGTCTCCGCCGAGGACCCGGAAGTGCTGCTGGTCGACGCGACGACACAGACGTACGACGCCCGCTGGTACCTCGAACTGGAATGGTCCTCCCAGGGCCGCACCGGCACGATCCGCGTCGACGACGACGGCCGCCCGTTCCACACCACCAGCATCAAGGGCCTGCCGCACTACTGGTACGGCACGAACGACGCGGGCGAGCGGGCCTGGGTCCCGCTCGACAGCTACTAG
- the helR gene encoding RNA polymerase recycling motor ATPase HelR: MNPPATDPTHPTHPNHPNHPNHPATAFALPDRLTAKASPALIAADERYFADLARCLEESIAEVSAQLDAARRAPGGLGRHAMDRDTEIHRLTARLRTLRRFGLDLCLGRMVTTDDPEHPVHIGRLGLTDGTTGRRLLVDWRSPAAEPFFGATHANPMGLTSRRRYRWTNGRISDYWDEVFSRDDLDDLTDHHHTAALDDQSAFIASLGTNRSERMRDVLGTIQADQDAIIRASSRGALVVDGGPGTGKTVVALHRSAYLLHADPRLGHRRGGVLFVGPHRPYLSYVADVLPSLGEDGVQTCILRDLVEEGAAAGTESDPEVARLKSSAALVAGIEKAVRFYEEPPAKGMRVTTPWTDIPLSPVDWIAAFEAAEPGTPHNEARHQVWEELLTILTDRHEHLHEAGGAADSDSGADPDADTAVPPALLRKALLQNRDLVATFNRAWPLLEAADLVGDLWTVPAYLRLCAPWLTRDEVRLLQRDEPQAWTTSDLPLLDAARQRLGDPETARRKRRHAATLAAQRERMTHVVDNLIEAVSNSGADADDGEGLVTMLRGEDAQVSLVDNSELPVLPPDLLAGPFAHIVVDEAQELTDAEWQMLLLRCPSRSFTIVGDRAQARHGFTESWQDRLKRVGLDRVTLSSLTINYRTPEEIMTEAEPVIRAALPDANVPTSIRSNGVPVTYGPVSDLKGTLDTWRSANPDGIACVIAAPGSAPRLPTTPRVRTLTPELSKGLEFDLVVLIDPETYGEGVEGAVDHYVAMTRATQRLVILGATS; the protein is encoded by the coding sequence ATGAACCCCCCGGCCACCGACCCCACCCACCCCACCCACCCCAATCACCCCAATCACCCCAATCACCCCGCCACGGCCTTCGCCCTCCCCGACCGCCTCACCGCCAAGGCCTCCCCGGCCCTGATCGCCGCCGACGAGCGGTACTTCGCGGATCTCGCGCGGTGTCTCGAAGAGTCGATCGCCGAGGTGTCCGCCCAACTGGACGCCGCTCGCAGGGCCCCCGGCGGTCTGGGCCGGCACGCGATGGACCGGGACACGGAGATCCACCGTCTGACCGCCCGTCTGCGCACCCTGCGCCGCTTCGGCCTGGACCTCTGCCTCGGCCGCATGGTCACCACGGACGACCCGGAACACCCCGTCCACATCGGCCGCCTCGGCCTCACCGACGGCACGACGGGCCGCCGTCTCCTCGTCGACTGGCGCTCCCCGGCCGCCGAACCCTTCTTCGGCGCGACCCACGCCAACCCCATGGGCCTCACCAGCCGCCGCCGCTACCGCTGGACCAACGGCCGTATCAGCGACTACTGGGACGAGGTCTTCTCCCGCGACGATCTGGACGACCTCACCGACCACCACCACACCGCCGCGCTCGACGACCAGTCCGCGTTCATCGCCAGCCTGGGAACCAACAGGTCGGAGCGGATGCGGGACGTCCTCGGCACCATCCAGGCCGACCAGGACGCGATCATCCGGGCGAGTTCCCGGGGCGCCCTGGTCGTGGACGGCGGCCCCGGCACCGGCAAGACGGTCGTGGCCCTGCACCGTTCCGCCTATCTCCTGCACGCCGACCCCCGCCTGGGCCACCGCCGGGGCGGCGTCCTCTTCGTCGGCCCGCACCGCCCGTACCTCTCCTACGTCGCCGATGTCCTCCCCAGCCTCGGCGAGGACGGCGTACAGACGTGCATCCTGCGCGACCTGGTCGAGGAGGGCGCGGCGGCCGGTACGGAGTCCGACCCGGAGGTGGCGCGCCTGAAGTCGTCGGCGGCGCTGGTGGCCGGGATCGAGAAGGCCGTCCGCTTCTACGAGGAGCCGCCGGCCAAGGGCATGAGGGTCACCACCCCGTGGACCGACATCCCGCTGAGCCCCGTCGACTGGATCGCGGCCTTCGAGGCGGCGGAACCCGGCACCCCCCACAACGAGGCCCGCCACCAGGTCTGGGAGGAACTCCTCACGATCCTGACGGACAGGCACGAGCACCTGCACGAGGCGGGCGGCGCCGCCGACTCCGACTCCGGCGCGGACCCCGACGCCGATACGGCCGTACCCCCGGCCCTGCTCCGCAAGGCCCTCCTCCAGAACAGGGACCTGGTCGCGACGTTCAACCGGGCGTGGCCCCTCCTGGAGGCGGCGGACCTGGTCGGGGACCTGTGGACGGTACCGGCGTATCTGCGGCTGTGCGCCCCCTGGCTGACCCGGGACGAGGTCCGGCTCCTCCAGCGCGACGAGCCGCAGGCCTGGACGACGTCCGATCTGCCCCTCCTCGACGCGGCCCGCCAGCGCCTCGGGGACCCGGAGACGGCCCGCCGCAAACGCCGTCACGCGGCCACCCTCGCCGCGCAGCGCGAGCGTATGACCCACGTCGTGGACAACCTGATCGAGGCGGTCTCCAACTCGGGCGCCGACGCGGACGACGGCGAGGGCCTGGTGACGATGCTCCGCGGCGAGGACGCCCAGGTCAGCCTGGTGGACAACTCCGAACTGCCCGTCCTTCCCCCGGACCTCCTGGCCGGCCCCTTCGCGCACATCGTCGTCGACGAGGCACAGGAACTGACGGACGCGGAATGGCAGATGCTCCTGCTCCGCTGCCCGTCCCGCAGCTTCACGATCGTCGGCGACCGGGCCCAGGCGAGGCACGGCTTCACGGAGTCCTGGCAGGACCGTCTGAAGCGGGTGGGTCTGGACCGCGTGACCCTGTCCTCCCTCACCATCAACTACCGCACCCCGGAGGAGATCATGACGGAGGCGGAGCCGGTGATCCGGGCCGCCCTCCCGGACGCGAACGTCCCGACGTCGATCCGCAGCAACGGCGTCCCGGTCACCTACGGCCCGGTGTCGGACCTGAAGGGGACCCTGGACACGTGGCGGTCCGCCAACCCCGACGGAATCGCCTGCGTGATCGCCGCCCCGGGCTCCGCGCCCCGCCTCCCCACGACCCCCCGCGTCCGCACCCTCACCCCCGAACTCTCCAAGGGCCTCGAATTCGACCTCGTCGTCCTCATCGACCCGGAGACGTACGGCGAGGGCGTCGAGGGGGCGGTGGACCACTATGTGGCGATGACGAGGGCGACACAGCGGCTGGTCATCCTGGGGGCGACTTCCTGA